One Streptomyces fagopyri DNA window includes the following coding sequences:
- a CDS encoding beta-ketoacyl-[acyl-carrier-protein] synthase family protein, producing MRYSRDVPVLPHAVAVAEVVSGDLVALSTQDVGENTWYVVTRTSPETPDTIRLTFRPPLGGRDHDEVFERGLQLVLGERRMDVSAIPEVIADDLDAVEFQDGDRVTSLRVVDPRAVEEPYTRRWGRWYRDLDSGAQEPLSDAELRERGAPDVRQEHVVRHHPRPRRTARARAPRRVVVTGLGALTPLGVGVGELWQGLLEGRCGIRELEGEEFAGLPVRIAGTVPVDPAGLLPRPQARRMNRSAQFAVLAAREAWRDAGFDPAGTRESGLAPERVGVSVGAILGDASVLVGGDRRLRERGPRAVSPLTTPMTVPSQAASQVSLALRITGEARTVTSACASGTEAIGQAVDRIRYGHVDLALAGGAEAVVTPAIMASFAAMRALSAHPIGSTSPSRPFATDRDGFVNGEGAGFLLLEAEEHARARGARVYCEAAGWGLSADAHHMAAPDPSGSGVALALRRAVQDAGAHIVDVVHVNAHATATVDGDLAEAGALRAVFGRRVPVTALKGHLGHLQGAAGGVEAVATVLTLHHGLIPPTIGCAVQDDAIDLDVVTKSPRALPTRGDLALSNSFGFGGHNAVLAFRRTP from the coding sequence ATGCGCTATTCTCGCGACGTTCCCGTCCTGCCCCACGCCGTCGCCGTCGCCGAAGTGGTTTCTGGTGATCTGGTCGCCCTCTCCACGCAGGACGTGGGGGAGAACACCTGGTACGTGGTGACGCGCACCTCGCCCGAGACGCCCGACACCATTCGACTGACCTTTCGGCCGCCCCTCGGGGGAAGAGATCACGACGAGGTGTTCGAGCGAGGGCTTCAACTGGTCCTCGGGGAACGCCGGATGGATGTCTCGGCCATTCCGGAGGTCATTGCTGACGACCTCGATGCCGTGGAATTCCAGGACGGGGACCGCGTCACCTCGCTGCGCGTCGTGGACCCCCGGGCCGTCGAGGAGCCGTACACCCGTAGGTGGGGCCGGTGGTACCGGGATCTGGACAGCGGGGCCCAGGAGCCGCTCTCGGACGCGGAGTTGCGGGAGCGGGGTGCCCCGGACGTCCGGCAGGAGCACGTCGTCCGCCATCATCCGCGTCCGCGTCGGACCGCCCGGGCGCGTGCGCCGCGCCGGGTCGTCGTCACCGGGCTCGGCGCCCTGACGCCCCTCGGTGTCGGAGTCGGGGAACTGTGGCAGGGGCTGCTGGAAGGGCGTTGCGGAATCAGGGAGTTGGAGGGTGAGGAGTTCGCCGGGCTTCCGGTGCGGATCGCGGGGACCGTGCCCGTGGACCCGGCCGGGCTGCTGCCCCGGCCGCAGGCGCGGCGGATGAACCGGTCCGCCCAGTTCGCGGTGCTCGCCGCCCGCGAGGCCTGGCGGGACGCCGGATTCGACCCGGCCGGCACGAGGGAGAGCGGGCTCGCACCCGAGCGGGTCGGTGTCTCGGTCGGCGCCATCCTCGGCGACGCCTCCGTCCTGGTCGGCGGCGACCGCCGGCTGCGCGAACGCGGACCGCGCGCGGTCTCCCCGCTCACCACGCCGATGACCGTGCCCTCGCAGGCCGCGTCGCAGGTGTCGCTCGCCCTGCGCATCACCGGCGAGGCCCGCACCGTGACCAGCGCGTGCGCCTCCGGCACCGAGGCCATCGGGCAGGCCGTCGACCGGATCCGGTACGGGCACGTCGACCTCGCCCTCGCCGGGGGCGCCGAGGCCGTGGTCACCCCGGCGATCATGGCCTCCTTCGCCGCGATGCGCGCGCTGTCCGCCCACCCGATCGGATCCACCAGCCCCTCCCGGCCGTTCGCCACCGATCGCGACGGCTTCGTGAACGGCGAGGGCGCCGGGTTCCTGCTCCTGGAGGCCGAGGAGCACGCCCGGGCACGCGGGGCGCGCGTCTACTGCGAGGCCGCGGGCTGGGGCCTGTCCGCGGACGCCCACCACATGGCCGCACCCGACCCGTCCGGCAGCGGCGTCGCGCTGGCGCTGCGCCGGGCCGTCCAGGACGCGGGCGCCCACATCGTCGACGTCGTCCACGTCAACGCGCACGCCACCGCCACCGTCGACGGCGATCTCGCCGAGGCGGGCGCCCTGCGCGCGGTGTTCGGCCGGCGCGTGCCCGTGACCGCGCTCAAGGGGCACCTCGGCCATCTCCAGGGAGCCGCGGGCGGGGTGGAGGCCGTCGCCACGGTGCTCACCCTCCATCACGGTCTCATCCCGCCCACCATCGGCTGTGCCGTCCAGGACGACGCCATCGACCTGGACGTGGTGACCAAGAGCCCGCGCGCCCTCCCCACCCGCGGCGACCTCGCCCTCAGCAACTCGTTCGGATTCGGGGGCCACAACGCCGTGTTGGCGTTTCGCCGGACGCCTTGA
- a CDS encoding ATP-binding protein — protein MPTVAQPFDSADTMTLSQVWQEQVPVDGTIELPPDRRALDGLGRNHSLPTALADLVDNSIDAGASHVLIRFVRKHGRLRGLYVVDNGKGMSDSAINVAMTLGGRREYAAKDLGSFGVGLKAASFSNAKAVTVLSRTAGHAPVGRRLEADPNKRGFHCDVVAETFAKAELSRRWGIPWSGTGTIVRWDEVFGFPATNDPARVEEFITRSMTEIINHLGLILHRIIDQGRIAIALDVEDVDQGLVGPRSRVDSIDPFGYTKTGKAGYPRNLLARHGDLSVVFSCHIWPPRSRMPEFNLVTGAEKHQGLYFYRRDRLLQAGGSWDGVSVSARERQLARVEVDIDGLPPALAAMNPEKSRVQVGPDFATLAASAAADDGTAFVDYLTDAEERFKASRKRRRARKAMIPPGRGFAPQLKRAIRDEIPMQDHQVPITMRWTRFDRAHRDDFFRVDRADRVLLLNERFRPLAKSGRRGANDAALLKSVLYLLMEQAFTGEYLGVRDRDNIDLWQEVLSTAAKVDASE, from the coding sequence ATGCCCACGGTGGCTCAACCCTTCGACAGTGCGGATACCATGACGCTGAGTCAAGTGTGGCAAGAGCAGGTGCCGGTCGATGGCACCATCGAGCTGCCTCCGGACCGGCGAGCTCTTGATGGCCTGGGCCGAAATCACTCGCTACCGACGGCCCTCGCAGATCTGGTCGACAACTCGATCGACGCCGGCGCGAGCCACGTGCTGATCCGGTTCGTCCGCAAACACGGTCGGCTCCGCGGACTGTATGTAGTGGACAACGGCAAAGGCATGAGCGACTCGGCCATCAACGTGGCGATGACCCTCGGCGGACGTCGAGAGTATGCCGCTAAAGACCTGGGAAGCTTCGGAGTCGGCCTCAAGGCGGCCTCGTTCAGCAACGCGAAGGCCGTCACCGTATTGTCGCGGACGGCGGGGCACGCCCCGGTTGGCCGGCGGTTGGAGGCCGACCCGAACAAGCGCGGTTTCCATTGCGACGTTGTCGCCGAGACATTCGCCAAAGCAGAGCTCTCCCGCAGGTGGGGGATCCCCTGGTCTGGCACGGGAACCATTGTCCGATGGGATGAGGTCTTCGGCTTCCCAGCCACGAACGATCCTGCACGAGTCGAAGAGTTCATCACCAGGTCGATGACAGAGATCATCAACCACCTGGGATTGATCCTGCATCGCATCATCGATCAGGGTCGAATTGCGATCGCCCTTGACGTGGAGGATGTCGACCAAGGCCTCGTAGGTCCTCGTTCCCGAGTGGATTCAATCGATCCGTTCGGTTACACCAAAACGGGCAAAGCGGGCTACCCAAGGAATCTACTCGCCCGACACGGTGACCTGTCCGTCGTTTTCAGCTGCCACATCTGGCCGCCGCGGTCGCGAATGCCCGAGTTCAACCTCGTCACCGGCGCGGAGAAGCACCAAGGACTCTACTTCTACCGACGCGACCGACTCCTTCAGGCAGGGGGAAGCTGGGACGGAGTTAGCGTCTCAGCCCGCGAGCGACAGTTGGCTCGTGTCGAGGTCGACATCGACGGGTTGCCGCCAGCGCTCGCCGCGATGAATCCCGAGAAATCCCGTGTCCAAGTTGGCCCAGACTTTGCGACGTTGGCCGCGTCAGCAGCCGCCGACGACGGTACCGCATTCGTGGACTACCTGACGGACGCCGAGGAGCGATTCAAAGCGTCTCGTAAGAGGCGGCGGGCACGAAAGGCGATGATCCCACCAGGCAGAGGCTTCGCGCCGCAGCTGAAGCGTGCGATCCGAGATGAGATACCGATGCAGGACCATCAGGTCCCCATCACAATGCGGTGGACCCGATTCGATCGCGCCCACAGGGATGACTTCTTCCGCGTCGACCGAGCCGACCGGGTGTTGTTGCTCAACGAGCGCTTCAGGCCGCTCGCGAAGAGTGGGCGCCGCGGGGCGAACGACGCCGCGCTGCTGAAGTCCGTCCTGTACCTCCTGATGGAGCAAGCCTTCACTGGCGAGTATCTCGGAGTCCGTGACCGAGACAACATCGACCTGTGGCAGGAAGTCTTGAGTACGGCAGCGAAGGTGGACGCGAGTGAGTGA
- a CDS encoding PD-(D/E)XK motif protein, translating into MSENRHLDPEHFEAALSLGIPFEHPIAGNPRLSIFFNPYRREIGLRAPWAKHGRIETGLTHLRCRSVLLGGKRHIEVVVNDPEMFVEGYAILCLVADRIQLAGRSVLAAVTETIRTLGKLLRAPGPLSPEREIGLFGELVTLRSLISCLGSEEAVGGWLGPVAEEHDFSLQEIDLEVKTTLSENREHWISSLTQLVPKVAKPLWLVSHQLTAAGPGQGKTLAELIAEVRAALNDIVLADLDRRLTAAGWRGAAAQDKGRRFLSRTSPVLYLVDETFPCLTPASLAGAGAHLSSITEVRYRLDLSAVLPSHETPSYLRSALASGGTV; encoded by the coding sequence GTGAGTGAAAACCGCCACCTGGATCCGGAGCACTTCGAGGCAGCCCTCTCTCTCGGCATCCCCTTCGAGCACCCGATTGCAGGGAATCCGAGGCTGAGTATCTTCTTCAACCCGTACCGCCGAGAGATCGGACTGCGGGCGCCGTGGGCGAAGCACGGGCGGATCGAGACGGGCCTGACGCACCTTCGGTGTCGATCAGTATTGCTCGGCGGCAAGCGACACATCGAGGTTGTCGTCAATGATCCCGAGATGTTCGTCGAAGGCTACGCGATCTTGTGCCTCGTGGCAGACCGAATCCAGCTGGCGGGTCGCAGCGTCCTTGCAGCTGTTACAGAGACGATTCGTACTCTCGGGAAGCTGCTTCGCGCTCCAGGGCCCCTCTCTCCCGAGCGTGAGATCGGCTTGTTCGGCGAACTGGTGACGCTGAGATCCCTGATCAGTTGCCTCGGCTCGGAAGAGGCTGTAGGCGGATGGCTCGGCCCCGTAGCTGAGGAGCATGACTTCAGTCTGCAAGAGATCGATCTCGAGGTGAAGACCACCCTCTCGGAGAATCGCGAGCACTGGATTTCCAGTCTCACGCAACTCGTACCGAAGGTGGCTAAGCCCTTGTGGCTGGTCTCGCATCAGCTCACCGCCGCCGGGCCCGGCCAAGGAAAAACTCTGGCCGAGCTCATCGCAGAAGTAAGAGCCGCTCTGAACGACATCGTCTTGGCAGACCTGGATCGCCGCCTGACAGCCGCTGGCTGGCGCGGAGCTGCGGCACAGGACAAGGGACGGCGCTTCCTCTCCCGAACATCACCAGTCCTATACCTGGTCGACGAGACGTTCCCGTGCCTTACGCCAGCGAGTTTGGCCGGTGCTGGCGCGCATTTGTCCTCCATCACCGAGGTCCGCTACCGCCTCGATCTCTCAGCAGTTCTTCCCAGTCATGAAACTCCTTCATACCTACGATCGGCCCTGGCCTCAGGAGGAACCGTATGA
- a CDS encoding Z1 domain-containing protein gives MTLVDAYLGALKMMEITGPRSLHQTAAFIATSPELVEEDELRAHLAAADPNDELRRALSLRLATFDHHPEDAAWTEDTAPNTRARREVVLRIFDVEEATAVLLGDLIPIANLDEPIVIADKWTPWYTENIKRSREFYWQHYSESLLAAPHLGAKAITTLDKATDRVVERLANPTAPEAYQAKGLVVGYVQSGKTANFTGVIAKAIDAGYRLIIVLSGTTDLLRTQTQRRLDMELVGQENILRGIKPDDEAALDATDYVGADPEWDRFVRHGVRPSDGGGSDLYRLTKKSFDYKSLELGISALDFPKRERHLPFFHPDNLFAGNTRLAVVKKNSGVLRKLVADLNKITTRLEEVPTLIIDDESDQASVNTSKPKPLSTEAKKKRSAINHHIAELLRMLPRAQYVGYTATPFANVFIDPNDAEDIFPKNFLIALPPGPGYMGARDFHDLNLDIPLDERTEENSAQKAHVRIVSEEEQEQSANLQGALDTFVLTGAVKLYRESRGHDTFRHHTMLYHVAMQKDAHREQRAKVKEMWDRSGYRSAACFERLRDLYDKDILPVTRRPDGGETPSTFDELVPFIGDTINRIEKTGHPVLVVNSDKIEGEELDFSTDPHVWRVLVGGNKLARGFTVEGLTVSYYLRQSRQADTMMQMGRWFGYRTGYRDLVRLYTTQALYDDFEDVCQDEEFFRDELRQYAPLGANGEPQITPSQIPPLVAQHHPKIRPTAANKMYNARVEQRRTPMKEPSSGYPLISDGTSLQDNTQAFLPLLSSAVDHPEVIDLDGRPVNVLSTQLTNEELVSILSQLHWAKEDSFRPDLNFLRQAKPDAIADWHVVLPQLKGQDTQVVIGGVGPLSVHRRRVINGKLQAKSQPADRSLVQPIANRAGSTRGGMLLYPMAPKDATVQGELSTSEVVMAFTLFLPQASGATDGKLITWTTKDDSLPSYALVSR, from the coding sequence ATGACTCTAGTCGACGCCTATCTCGGCGCGTTGAAGATGATGGAAATCACTGGCCCCCGCTCCCTGCACCAGACTGCAGCCTTCATTGCCACAAGTCCCGAACTGGTGGAAGAAGACGAACTGCGCGCCCACTTGGCAGCAGCCGATCCGAACGACGAATTGCGTCGCGCGCTGAGCCTGCGGCTGGCCACATTTGACCACCACCCCGAGGATGCTGCCTGGACTGAGGACACGGCCCCCAACACGCGCGCGCGCCGCGAGGTCGTGCTACGCATATTCGATGTCGAGGAGGCGACGGCAGTTCTGCTGGGCGACCTCATCCCCATCGCCAACCTGGACGAGCCCATCGTCATCGCCGACAAGTGGACGCCGTGGTACACGGAAAACATCAAGCGTAGCCGGGAGTTCTACTGGCAGCACTATTCCGAGTCCCTTCTCGCCGCTCCCCATTTGGGCGCCAAGGCAATCACCACGCTAGACAAGGCTACGGATCGGGTTGTTGAAAGGCTGGCGAACCCAACCGCACCCGAAGCGTACCAAGCCAAAGGCCTTGTGGTGGGATACGTGCAAAGTGGCAAGACCGCCAACTTCACCGGCGTCATCGCCAAGGCCATTGATGCCGGCTACCGGCTGATTATCGTCCTCAGCGGAACCACAGATCTACTAAGGACCCAGACACAACGTCGATTGGACATGGAACTCGTCGGTCAGGAGAACATTCTCAGAGGTATCAAACCGGACGATGAGGCGGCATTGGACGCCACGGATTACGTCGGAGCCGACCCCGAATGGGACCGCTTTGTCCGACACGGCGTGCGCCCCTCAGACGGGGGTGGTTCGGACCTCTATCGGTTGACGAAGAAATCTTTCGACTACAAGAGCCTGGAACTCGGCATCTCGGCACTGGACTTCCCCAAGCGGGAACGGCACCTGCCGTTCTTTCACCCGGACAATCTCTTTGCCGGAAACACGCGCCTCGCGGTGGTGAAGAAGAACAGCGGGGTACTTAGAAAGCTCGTTGCAGACCTCAACAAAATCACCACGCGCCTAGAAGAGGTTCCTACCCTCATCATTGACGATGAGTCGGATCAGGCCTCAGTCAATACCAGCAAACCCAAGCCGCTCTCTACCGAGGCAAAGAAGAAGCGCTCCGCTATCAACCATCACATAGCGGAACTATTGAGGATGCTGCCTAGGGCCCAGTACGTGGGGTACACGGCCACACCCTTCGCCAATGTCTTCATCGACCCGAACGACGCTGAAGACATCTTCCCCAAGAATTTTCTAATCGCCTTGCCCCCTGGCCCGGGATACATGGGCGCGCGTGACTTTCACGATCTCAACCTCGACATCCCTCTCGACGAGCGTACCGAAGAGAACTCCGCCCAGAAGGCGCACGTGCGCATCGTTAGCGAAGAAGAGCAGGAGCAGTCAGCGAATCTCCAGGGCGCGCTCGACACGTTCGTCCTGACCGGTGCGGTCAAGCTCTATCGCGAGAGTCGCGGGCACGATACGTTTCGCCATCACACCATGCTCTATCACGTAGCGATGCAGAAGGACGCCCACCGCGAGCAACGGGCAAAAGTCAAGGAGATGTGGGATCGTTCCGGATACCGGTCGGCAGCGTGTTTCGAACGACTTCGGGATCTTTACGATAAGGACATTTTGCCGGTTACGAGACGCCCAGACGGTGGCGAGACTCCGTCGACGTTCGACGAGCTCGTCCCGTTCATCGGCGACACGATCAATCGAATCGAAAAAACCGGCCATCCAGTCCTTGTAGTCAACAGCGACAAGATCGAGGGAGAGGAGCTCGACTTCTCCACGGATCCGCATGTCTGGAGGGTACTCGTCGGAGGTAACAAGCTCGCTCGCGGCTTCACCGTGGAGGGTTTGACGGTCTCCTACTACCTGCGTCAATCTCGGCAGGCCGACACCATGATGCAAATGGGTCGATGGTTCGGATACCGCACCGGCTATCGCGACCTCGTGCGCCTGTACACCACTCAAGCGCTATACGACGACTTCGAGGACGTCTGTCAGGACGAGGAGTTCTTTCGCGACGAGCTACGCCAGTACGCACCGCTTGGCGCTAACGGTGAGCCACAAATCACTCCGAGCCAGATTCCGCCGCTCGTCGCCCAGCACCATCCGAAGATCAGACCTACTGCCGCGAACAAAATGTACAACGCACGGGTGGAACAACGGCGAACTCCGATGAAGGAACCGAGCAGTGGCTATCCCCTCATCTCCGACGGGACATCGCTTCAGGACAACACCCAGGCATTCTTGCCACTTCTCTCCTCCGCGGTTGACCATCCGGAAGTGATCGATCTCGATGGCCGTCCAGTCAACGTCCTCAGCACGCAGCTAACAAATGAGGAATTGGTCTCGATCCTGAGCCAGCTCCACTGGGCTAAGGAAGACTCCTTCCGTCCTGACCTCAACTTCCTCCGCCAAGCAAAGCCCGATGCGATCGCGGACTGGCACGTGGTTCTCCCTCAACTCAAGGGGCAGGACACACAGGTGGTCATTGGTGGTGTGGGACCGCTCAGCGTCCACCGTCGCCGGGTAATCAACGGAAAGCTCCAAGCCAAGTCACAGCCGGCCGACCGGTCCCTTGTCCAGCCAATCGCGAACCGCGCAGGGTCCACTCGAGGCGGGATGCTCCTCTACCCCATGGCGCCTAAGGACGCGACCGTACAGGGCGAGCTGTCTACGAGCGAAGTGGTCATGGCCTTCACGCTCTTCCTCCCTCAGGCTTCGGGAGCGACGGATGGGAAGCTCATTACCTGGACCACCAAGGACGACTCACTTCCCAGCTACGCCCTCGTCTCGAGGTAA